One Leisingera sp. M658 genomic window carries:
- the dxr gene encoding 1-deoxy-D-xylulose-5-phosphate reductoisomerase — protein sequence MRKVSIFGATGSIGQNTIDLIRRAPDAYDVVALTGGANIARLAEDAVALRADVAVTAYDNRLPDLRAALEGTGVEAAAGQAALVEAAARPADWIMSAIVGAAGLAPGLEALKHGTTLALANKESLVCAGRLLLETAAAHGARLLPVDSEHSAVFQGLAGEDIGAVERIIITASGGAFRDWPLEDLPGASLAQASSHPNWDMGQRITIDSASMFNKALEVIETREYFGVRPEQIEVLVHPESLVHALVGFNDGALMAHLGAPDMRHAIGYALHWPERQELPVERLDLARIGQLNFRAPDPARYPALHLAYDVMARGGMMGAAFNGAKEQALDDFIAGRIRFTDMAAVTETALERMSAERDLIDAAMTLDNVTRVDHLARQQAARAAEERIG from the coding sequence ATGCGGAAAGTCTCGATTTTCGGCGCGACGGGCTCGATTGGCCAGAACACCATTGATCTGATCCGCCGCGCGCCGGACGCTTATGATGTTGTGGCGCTGACCGGCGGCGCCAATATCGCGCGGCTGGCCGAAGACGCTGTTGCGCTGCGGGCTGATGTTGCTGTGACTGCTTATGACAACCGCCTGCCGGATCTGCGCGCGGCGCTGGAAGGGACCGGCGTCGAGGCCGCAGCAGGGCAGGCGGCGCTGGTTGAGGCTGCTGCGCGCCCCGCGGATTGGATCATGTCGGCCATTGTGGGCGCGGCTGGTCTGGCTCCGGGGTTGGAGGCGCTGAAACACGGCACCACACTGGCGCTGGCCAACAAGGAATCTCTGGTTTGCGCCGGCCGGTTGCTGCTGGAGACAGCGGCGGCGCACGGCGCCCGGCTGCTGCCGGTGGACAGCGAGCATTCGGCGGTGTTCCAGGGGCTGGCGGGCGAAGACATCGGTGCAGTTGAGCGGATCATCATCACCGCGTCCGGCGGGGCATTCCGGGACTGGCCGCTGGAGGACCTGCCAGGTGCAAGCCTGGCGCAGGCGTCCTCGCATCCCAATTGGGACATGGGTCAGCGGATCACCATCGACAGCGCGTCCATGTTCAATAAAGCGCTGGAAGTTATTGAAACCCGGGAATACTTCGGTGTCCGGCCTGAACAGATCGAGGTGCTGGTGCATCCCGAATCGCTGGTCCATGCGCTGGTTGGCTTCAATGACGGTGCGCTGATGGCGCATCTGGGCGCGCCGGACATGCGCCACGCCATCGGATACGCGCTGCATTGGCCGGAACGCCAGGAACTGCCGGTGGAGCGGCTGGATCTGGCCCGCATCGGCCAACTGAATTTCCGCGCACCGGACCCGGCCCGCTATCCGGCGCTGCACCTGGCCTATGATGTGATGGCCCGTGGCGGCATGATGGGCGCAGCCTTCAACGGCGCCAAGGAACAGGCGCTGGATGACTTCATCGCAGGCCGCATCCGGTTCACTGATATGGCGGCCGTCACCGAGACCGCGTTGGAGCGCATGTCAGCGGAACGTGACCTCATTGATGCCGCAATGACACTTGATAACGTGACCCGGGTCGACCATCTCGCCCGGCAACAGGCGGCACGCGCCGCAGAAGAACGCATAGGGTAG
- a CDS encoding phosphatidate cytidylyltransferase — MSAAKGRWADLLPRALSAVVMVAAGGYAVWAGGLVFDVLIALCSGGMVWELVRMLQPARSGTALQLGAISAVAVLLASFLPVLWVLPVLAAPVAAGFGQISERRQYFTGFALWVLLAGFGFIWLRGQMGVAWMLWLIGIVVATDIAGYFAGKAIGGPKFWPRVSPKKTWSGTAAGWLAAAVVGAGFAGQMGLGYGIVVLSVLLSMASQAGDVAESALKRKMGVKDSSGLIPGHGGLFDRFDGMLGAAAMFLAVTALWG, encoded by the coding sequence ATGAGTGCCGCCAAGGGCCGCTGGGCGGACCTGCTGCCGCGGGCCTTGTCTGCTGTGGTGATGGTGGCCGCGGGCGGATATGCCGTGTGGGCCGGCGGGCTGGTGTTTGATGTGCTGATTGCGCTGTGCAGCGGCGGCATGGTGTGGGAACTGGTGCGGATGCTTCAGCCTGCGCGCAGCGGCACTGCGCTGCAGCTTGGTGCAATCTCTGCCGTTGCCGTACTGCTGGCGTCGTTCCTGCCGGTGCTTTGGGTGCTGCCGGTCTTGGCGGCCCCTGTGGCGGCAGGGTTCGGCCAGATCAGCGAACGGCGGCAGTATTTCACCGGCTTTGCCTTGTGGGTTCTGCTGGCGGGTTTCGGCTTTATCTGGCTGCGCGGCCAGATGGGTGTGGCCTGGATGCTGTGGCTGATCGGCATTGTGGTGGCAACTGATATCGCGGGCTACTTTGCCGGCAAGGCGATCGGCGGGCCAAAGTTTTGGCCGCGTGTCAGCCCCAAGAAAACCTGGAGCGGCACCGCGGCTGGCTGGCTGGCAGCTGCTGTCGTGGGCGCGGGTTTTGCCGGGCAGATGGGGCTGGGCTATGGCATTGTGGTGCTGTCGGTGCTGCTGTCGATGGCCAGCCAGGCGGGCGACGTGGCCGAAAGCGCACTGAAGCGGAAGATGGGCGTCAAGGATTCCAGCGGGCTGATTCCCGGCCATGGCGGGCTGTTCGACCGGTTCGACGGGATGCTGGGGGCTGCGGCGATGTTCCTGGCCGTGACCGCCCTCTGGGGATAA
- a CDS encoding isoprenyl transferase, protein MPGDANPQLSAAGESPAVRSGPRHVAIIMDGNGRWAQARGRPRLFGHHAGARRVREVVECCPSLGVKYLTIFAFSTENWKRTQTEVAGLMSLFRRYISKEMNALAEKDVRVRFIGDRVRLDAKLIDLMDKLEQKTEGNDGTQLTIALNYGGRDEVARATKRLAQDVADGRLDPAKVDEETLPRYLDTHVLPDPDLVIRTSGEARISNFLLWQSAYAEYEFIDTLWPDFSGEELARLCNSYGSRDRRFGAVKT, encoded by the coding sequence ATGCCAGGAGATGCAAATCCGCAATTGAGCGCCGCCGGAGAGTCTCCGGCGGTCCGTTCCGGCCCGCGTCATGTGGCTATCATCATGGACGGCAATGGCCGCTGGGCCCAGGCCCGCGGGCGGCCGCGGCTGTTCGGCCACCATGCCGGCGCGCGCCGGGTGCGTGAAGTTGTCGAGTGCTGCCCAAGTCTGGGCGTGAAATACCTGACTATCTTTGCCTTTTCGACCGAGAACTGGAAACGCACCCAGACCGAGGTCGCAGGCCTGATGAGCCTGTTCCGGCGTTACATTTCCAAGGAAATGAACGCTTTGGCCGAAAAAGATGTCCGGGTGCGCTTTATCGGCGACCGGGTTCGGCTGGATGCCAAGCTGATCGACCTGATGGACAAGCTGGAACAGAAGACCGAAGGCAACGACGGCACCCAGCTGACCATCGCGTTGAACTACGGCGGCCGTGATGAGGTTGCCCGCGCCACCAAACGGCTGGCGCAGGATGTGGCGGATGGCCGGCTGGATCCCGCCAAAGTCGATGAAGAAACCCTGCCGCGGTATCTGGACACCCATGTGCTGCCGGATCCGGATCTGGTGATCCGCACCAGCGGCGAGGCGCGGATCTCGAACTTTCTGCTGTGGCAATCGGCCTATGCGGAATATGAGTTCATCGACACGCTGTGGCCGGATTTCTCCGGCGAAGAGCTGGCGAGGCTTTGCAATAGCTATGGCAGCCGCGACCGCCGGTTCGGGGCCGTCAAAACATGA
- the frr gene encoding ribosome recycling factor — protein MSDDFELDTDDLKRRMDGAMANLRTEFASLRTGRASGSMLEPVMVDAYGSMTPINQVGTVNVPEPRMVTINVWDKGLVGKVEKAIRESGLGINPQLNGTIIMLPIPELNEERRRELTKVAGQYAEHGRVSIRNVRRDGMDQIKKAKADGMSEDDQKFWEAEVQELTDKMIKAVDEALETKQAEIMQV, from the coding sequence ATGTCTGATGATTTTGAACTGGATACCGACGACCTGAAGCGCCGTATGGACGGTGCCATGGCCAACCTGCGGACCGAATTCGCGTCCTTGCGCACCGGCCGGGCCTCTGGCTCGATGCTGGAGCCGGTGATGGTGGATGCCTATGGCTCGATGACGCCGATCAACCAGGTCGGCACCGTGAACGTGCCCGAACCGCGCATGGTCACCATCAACGTCTGGGATAAGGGCCTGGTCGGCAAGGTCGAAAAGGCAATCCGCGAATCCGGGCTGGGGATCAACCCGCAGCTTAATGGCACCATCATCATGCTGCCGATTCCGGAGCTGAACGAGGAACGCCGCCGCGAGCTGACCAAAGTTGCCGGGCAATATGCCGAGCATGGCCGGGTATCGATCCGCAACGTGCGCCGCGACGGCATGGACCAGATCAAGAAGGCCAAGGCCGACGGCATGTCGGAAGACGATCAGAAGTTCTGGGAAGCCGAAGTGCAGGAGCTGACCGACAAGATGATCAAGGCCGTGGATGAGGCGCTTGAGACCAAGCAAGCCGAAATTATGCAGGTCTGA
- the pyrH gene encoding UMP kinase encodes MPQPQDKPELHPAAAYKRVMLKISGEALMGDQGFGLHPPTVQRIAREVKSVQEMGVEICMVIGGGNIFRGLSGSAQGMERTTADYMGMLATVMNALGMQSALEELGVFTRVISAIRMDEVAEPYIRRRAVRHLEKKRVCIFAAGTGNPYFTTDTAATLRANEMACEAIFMGKNGVDGVYDKDPKEHADAVRYDEISYDEVFAKRLKVMDASAIALARDNNLPLIVFPLDEPGGFRGILAGKGTYTKVHG; translated from the coding sequence ATGCCTCAACCGCAAGACAAGCCGGAGCTGCATCCGGCCGCCGCCTATAAACGCGTCATGCTGAAAATTTCGGGCGAGGCATTGATGGGCGATCAGGGGTTCGGCCTGCATCCGCCGACCGTGCAGCGCATCGCCCGCGAAGTGAAATCGGTGCAGGAGATGGGCGTTGAGATTTGCATGGTGATCGGCGGCGGCAATATCTTCCGCGGTCTGTCCGGGTCCGCCCAGGGCATGGAACGCACCACCGCTGATTACATGGGGATGCTGGCAACCGTGATGAACGCGCTTGGCATGCAGTCGGCGCTGGAAGAACTGGGGGTTTTCACCCGGGTGATCTCGGCGATCCGCATGGATGAGGTGGCCGAACCCTATATCCGCCGCCGCGCTGTGCGCCACCTGGAGAAAAAGCGGGTCTGCATCTTTGCGGCGGGCACCGGCAACCCGTATTTTACCACCGACACCGCCGCCACCCTGCGGGCCAATGAAATGGCCTGCGAGGCAATCTTTATGGGCAAGAACGGGGTTGATGGCGTCTATGACAAAGACCCCAAAGAACATGCCGACGCCGTCCGTTATGACGAGATCAGCTATGACGAAGTCTTTGCCAAACGGCTGAAGGTGATGGATGCCTCGGCCATTGCGCTGGCGCGTGACAACAATCTGCCGTTGATCGTGTTCCCGCTGGATGAGCCGGGCGGCTTCCGCGGCATCCTGGCCGGCAAAGGCACCTATACCAAGGTTCACGGCTAA